One window of the Syngnathoides biaculeatus isolate LvHL_M chromosome 11, ASM1980259v1, whole genome shotgun sequence genome contains the following:
- the LOC133508710 gene encoding C-X-C motif chemokine 11-6-like translates to MLGTIKVIFLLVGICAAQFNRSQSCLCQDGKSFVSKFGMKEITIYPESTFCNKVEIVVSTKNGTQFCLNEKAVHRILTHLMKKKPSTAIPDSTKSALSGSNTTNI, encoded by the exons ATGCTCGGCACTATCAAAGTTATTTTTCTCCTCGTTGGCATCTGTGCAGCTCAAT TTAACAGATCACAGAGTTGTCTGTGTCAGGATGGCAAGTCATTTGTCTCAAAGTTCGGAATGAAAGAGATCACAATCTACCCAGAAAGCACCTTCTGCAACAAAGTGGAAATAGT GGTCAGCACAAAAAATGGAACACAGTTCTGCCTGAACGAAAAAGCGGTGCACCGAATCCTCACACACCTCAT GAAAAAGAAACCTTCCACTGCCATTCCAGACAGTACCAAGTCCGCCCTAAGCGGGAGCAATACAACCAACATCTGA